ATGCCCAACAACAGATCGTTGAGGCAATAAAACGTCTTGAGGCAAAAGGAGAAGCAGTCATTAATAAAAGGGCTGGTAAAAGTGAGGATAAATTTGTATGAGGAAAAAGAAAGTGTTTACTTCTGCAGAGATAAAAGGTGTTTATGTTCTTAAACCAGCGGAAATACAACACTTTTTAGGTAAAAACATGCGTGACAATACCTATACGCAGAATGAAATAATAGAAGAAGAAAAAAAATTAAAAGAACTTGAGCTGGCAAAGGAAAAGGCGCTGGAGGAAGGAAAGGCGAAAGAGCTTGAATTGGCAAAAGAGGAAGCATATAAAAAAGGAAAACTGGAGGCCGAAAAACAGTTTAGCCGGGAGCTTAACAGAGTAAAATCTGTGTTCACTGCATTACAGGGTATGGTGAAAAGTCTGAAAGATGAAAGAAAGACCCTATGGGAAAAATATGAATTTGAAATTGTAAACCTCATATTAGCCATAGCAAAGAAAGTAGTCGCATCTGAAATTCGTGAAAACGCAAAAGAAATAGTAGTCAATATTGTCAAGGACACGTTGACCTATGCGAGTGAGAATAAAGTGATTGCCATACGACTCTCACCGGAAAATTTGAAACAATTAAATGTGTTTGAAGAAATAAAAGGTTTGGATAAGGATATAAAAATTTTAGAGGACAATACGATTAAGCCTTGCGGATGCATAATAGAAACCGATTTTGGCGCTATGGAAAGTCTGATTGATACCCGTTGGGATGAAATTGTAAAATCTGTGACAAAATGAGAAAATGATACAAAACAGCATTGACTTTAATTCTTATGCGCGAAGATTATCTGAGGCATCCCCGGTAATGCGTACCGGTCGTGTTACCCATGTTGCAGGTCTTGTTGTTCAGTCTGATGGGCCCTCAGTGCCGATTGGCGATGTATGTTATATTAATTTGAAAGATGGGCTTGAACCAGTGCCTGCAGAGGTTGTGGGTTTTAAAGATAAAAAACTTCTCCTTATGCCTATCGGAGAAATAGAAAGAATCGGTCTTGGCAATAAGGTCATAGCTTCTGGAAAGCCACTGTTGATAACAGTAGGAATGAATTTGCTGGGTAGGGTTGTAGGAGGATTGGGTATTCCAATAGACGGGAAGGGGCCAATAAAGGGAGAAGAGGCTGTGTCCGTCTATAATTCTCCACCAGACCCTTTAAGAAGGGATAGAATACATAAACCATTGGGGACAGGTATTCGTGCCATTGATGGATTGCTTACTTTTGGCGCAGGGCAAAGATTGGGAATATTTGCAGGGAGTGGAGTTGGCAAAAGCACGTTGATGGGAATGATTGCAAGGAATTCCAGTGCAGACGTAAATGTTATTGCTCTCATAGGTGAGCGAGGAAGGGAAGTACGTGAGTTTATTGAAAAAAGCTTAAAAGAGGAAGGGTTGAAGAAATCTGTGGTGGTTTCAGTTACTTCAGATAAGCCCGCTTTGCTGAGAGTAAAAGGGGCTTATATTGCTTCACGTATTGCTGAATATTTTAGAGATAAAGGTTTGCAGGTGTTATTGATGATGGATTCAGTTACACGGTTTGCCAGTGCTCAGAGGGAAATTGGTTTGGCAATAGGTGAACCTCCTACTTCAAAAGGTTATACACCTTCGGTTTTTGCGCTATTGCCTAAACTGTTGGAAAGGTCTGGCACTGGTTTACGGGGAAGTATTACTGGCCTCTATACGGTATTGGTTGATGGTGATGATATGAATGAGCCTGTTTCAGATGCGGTAAGAGGGATTTTGGATGGACATGTGGTTTTATCGAGAAAATTAGCCGCACAAAATCATTTTCCTGCTATCGATGTTTTGGAGAGTGTTAGCAGGTGTATGGACGATATTGTTTCTCAAGAGCATAAAAACGCCGCGCAAAAACTAAAAACTGTTTATGCAACCTACAAAGAATCAGAGGATATGATCCATATAGGTGCGTATACAAAGGGGAACAGCAAAAAAATTGATTTTGCAATTTCCTCTATTGAAACGATAGAAAATTATCTTAAACAGGACCTTGCTGAGGACTGTGGTTTTACCGATTCACTTGAAAAACTCAAACACCTGTTGCCTGATAGAGAATAATAAACAGTATTAGCACGATATCTTTGTGTCGCTGCGTTTTTTTCCCCGGAAGAGCATGAAATTTAACTTTAAATTTCAAAAAATACTTGATAGAGAGAAATTTTTTGAGGAGGCGTTGGCGAAGGAATTAGAATTGATACAAAATGAATTAAAGGTAGAAGAAGGGCGGCGAGAAGCCTTAAAGGATGCCTTAACAAAAAGACAATCTGAAATGAAAACGATGCTGTCGGAACGTGGAGAGGCGGGTATCTTTGTTTTGTTTGAAATATATTTTTCAAAACTGAATGAAGGGATTATTTTGCAGGAGACTAAAATAAAAGAAATATCTGAACGGATAGATCATACACGGGAAAAATTGTTCTGTGTCTTCAAGAAAAGAAAGGCGCTTGAAAAATTACGTGAACGTCACGAAAAAGAATTCAGAAATATTCTGTTGCGACAAGAGAATAAACAATTAAATGAAATTGCGACGTCCAGGTATTTTTATAACTTTCAAAACGAGGTTCGTTGATGAATACATTATCTCATCCTGGAGAATACTATGAAGCTTCCAATAAATAAAAAAATAATGAAATTTGCCGGAATTGGACTCGTTGTCATAAGTATTGCCGTAGTGGTAATGCGTTTTATGAAAAAGGAGGAAGCGCCGTCTAAAGATCAGGAGGTACAGGAGGAAGTAAAGGAAGAAGGGAAAGAGGACGCTGATTCGTCTTCTTCTATAGGAGAACCAGATAAGGATTCGATGGAAAAAGAAAAGGACTTGAAGACCGGTTTGCCTTCTGCGTATAAAATAAATGTTGCAAAAATATTTAAGCCTCTTTCTTCTCATGAAATAGCAAAAATGCTTAAAGAACTGGAGAAAGAAAAAAACGAATATGAAAGAAGAAAAGAACATTTTGATTTTAAAGAGAAGGTTTTGCTGACAATGCAGGAGGATTTAGAAAAAGAAAGGCAAGAACTTGAAACCTTGAAGCAGGAACTCAGCAAATTTCTTGACCTTGTTACGATTAAAAAAGAAGAATTAAAACAGGAAACGATACAAATAGATGAAGTAGAGTCTAAAAATCTAAAAAA
Above is a window of Candidatus Brocadiaceae bacterium DNA encoding:
- the fliJ gene encoding flagellar export protein FliJ gives rise to the protein MKFNFKFQKILDREKFFEEALAKELELIQNELKVEEGRREALKDALTKRQSEMKTMLSERGEAGIFVLFEIYFSKLNEGIILQETKIKEISERIDHTREKLFCVFKKRKALEKLRERHEKEFRNILLRQENKQLNEIATSRYFYNFQNEVR
- the fliI gene encoding flagellar protein export ATPase FliI, which codes for MIQNSIDFNSYARRLSEASPVMRTGRVTHVAGLVVQSDGPSVPIGDVCYINLKDGLEPVPAEVVGFKDKKLLLMPIGEIERIGLGNKVIASGKPLLITVGMNLLGRVVGGLGIPIDGKGPIKGEEAVSVYNSPPDPLRRDRIHKPLGTGIRAIDGLLTFGAGQRLGIFAGSGVGKSTLMGMIARNSSADVNVIALIGERGREVREFIEKSLKEEGLKKSVVVSVTSDKPALLRVKGAYIASRIAEYFRDKGLQVLLMMDSVTRFASAQREIGLAIGEPPTSKGYTPSVFALLPKLLERSGTGLRGSITGLYTVLVDGDDMNEPVSDAVRGILDGHVVLSRKLAAQNHFPAIDVLESVSRCMDDIVSQEHKNAAQKLKTVYATYKESEDMIHIGAYTKGNSKKIDFAISSIETIENYLKQDLAEDCGFTDSLEKLKHLLPDRE